One genomic segment of Ricinus communis isolate WT05 ecotype wild-type chromosome 5, ASM1957865v1, whole genome shotgun sequence includes these proteins:
- the LOC8272134 gene encoding primary amine oxidase isoform X2, protein MPITWMVFLRRVMGLRMSGQTWFAYSRVMLVTLGGGTLKVRLQIREVRPKVTLVVRMAASVANYDYIVDWEFQTDGLIRIKVGLSGILMVKGTSYENMNQVTGQENLYGTLLAENVIGVIHDHYITFYLDMDIDGSDNSFVKVNIHRQQTSPGESPRRSYLKATRNVAKTEKDAQIKLKLYDPSEFHVINPTKKTRVGNPVGYKVVPGGTAASLLNHDDPPQKRGAFTNNQIWVTPYNRTEQWAGGLFVYQSHGEDTLAVWSDRDRPIENKDIVVWYTLGFHHIPCQEDFPIMPTVSSSFDLKPVNFFESNPILRIPPNVEKDLPVCRPFDTA, encoded by the exons ATGCCTATTACATGGATGGTGTTTTTGCGGCGGGTGATGGGACTCCGTATGTCCGGTCAAACATGGTTTGCATATTCGAGAGTTATGCTGGTGACATTGGGTGGCGGCACGCTGAAAGTCCGATTACAG ATTAGAGAAGTGAGGCCAAAGGTGACGCTTGTGGTTAGAATGGCAGCGTCAGTAGCAAACTACGACTACATAGTTGATTGGGAGTTCCAGACTGATGGCTTAATCAGAATTAAG GTTGGACTTAGTGGGATTTTGATGGTGAAAGGCACATCATACGAGAACATGAATCAAGTGACTGGCCAAGAAAATCTCTATGGCACTCTATTAGCAGAAAATGTTATCGGTGTCATTCATGATCATTACATCACATTTTACCTTGACATGGACATAGATGGCTCCGATAATTCTTTTGTGAAGGTAAATATCCACAGGCAACAGACTTCACCCGGAGAATCCCCAAGAAGAAGCTACTTGAAAGCTACAAGAAATGTTGCTAAGACAGAAAAGGATGCACAGATTAAGCTCAAACTTTATGATCCCTCCGAGTTTCATGTGATTAACCCAACTAAAAAAACTCGGGTGGGAAACCCCGTCGGGTATAAGGTGGTTCCTGGTGGCACTGCCGCTAGTTTGCTTAATCATGATGATCCTCCACAGAAACGTGGAGCATTTACAAATAATCAGATATGGGTCACCCCATATAATCGGACAGAGCAATGGGCGGGTGGGCTATTTGTTTATCAGAGTCACGGAGAAGACACTCTAGCAGTTTGGTCTGACAG GGATCGTCCAATTGAGAACAAGGACATTGTGGTGTGGTACACACTAGGATTCCATCACATACCATGCCAAGAGGATTTCCCTATAATGCCAACAGTATCTTCCAGCTTTGATTTAAAGCCGGTGAATTTCTTTGAAAGCAATCCTA
- the LOC8272134 gene encoding primary amine oxidase isoform X1 encodes MESRNFIRFLLIFLSGSLLLLFTWINLPYTPPPLTSTTDFLDSCASNSRWCTRFQQPKNILKKPPKPTRHRHESDLPTHPLDPLTIQEFNKVRTILKSHDLFKSSPFSLHSVVLEEPEKTLVLKWRKGDPMLPRKAEVIARVNGQSHVLTVDINTSDVAVQETNPLSGYPTMTIEDMTTATWAPLSNADFNRTIIDRGVDLKDLACLPISLGWFGKNEENKRLIKVQCYSMKGTANFYMRPIEGLTVLLDMDTKEVVEISDKGKNIPIPKAANTDYRYSSVDVNQEKQLINPISIEQPKGPSFTVEDEHMVKWANWEFHLKPDPRAGVIISSARVKDPDSGEIRNVMYKGFTSELFVPYMDPTDAWYFKTYMDAGEYGFGLQAMPLDPLNDCPRNAYYMDGVFAAGDGTPYVRSNMVCIFESYAGDIGWRHAESPITGMEIREVRPKVTLVVRMAASVANYDYIVDWEFQTDGLIRIKVGLSGILMVKGTSYENMNQVTGQENLYGTLLAENVIGVIHDHYITFYLDMDIDGSDNSFVKVNIHRQQTSPGESPRRSYLKATRNVAKTEKDAQIKLKLYDPSEFHVINPTKKTRVGNPVGYKVVPGGTAASLLNHDDPPQKRGAFTNNQIWVTPYNRTEQWAGGLFVYQSHGEDTLAVWSDRDRPIENKDIVVWYTLGFHHIPCQEDFPIMPTVSSSFDLKPVNFFESNPILRIPPNVEKDLPVCRPFDTA; translated from the exons ATGGAATCGAGAAACTTCATCCGCTTCCTCTTAATCTTTCTAAGTGGTTCTCTTCTCTTACTCTTCACCTGGATTAACCTCCCCTACACTCCACCACCGCTCACTTCCACCACTGACTTTCTCGACTCATGCGCCTCCAATTCCCGTTGGTGCACCCGCTTCCAACAACCCAAGAACATCCTCAAGAAACCCCCGAAACCCACGCGCCACCGCCACGAATCAGACCTTCCTACCCACCCTTTAGACCCCTTAACCATCCAAGAATTCAACAAAGTCCGTACAATCCTAAAATCACACGACCTTTTCAAATCATCTCCTTTCTCTCTTCACTCCGTAGTCTTGGAGGAGCCCGAGAAAACCCTTGTTCTCAAATGGCGAAAAGGAGACCCCATGTTACCGAGAAAGGCAGAAGTCATCGCACGTGTCAACGGCCAATCACACGTGCTCACGGTTGACATAAACACAAGCGATGTTGCTGTACAAGAAACCAATCCTCTCTCTGGTTATCCGACCATGACAATAGAGGACATGACTACAGCAACATGGGCTCCATTATCTAACGCTGATTTCAACCGTACGATCATTGACCGAGGTGTCGATCTTAAGGACTTGGCTTGCTTGCCTATTTCTTTAGGTTGGTTTGGCAAGAATGAAGAGAACAAGAGATTGATCAAGGTACAGTGCTACTCCATGAAAGGCACTGCAAATTTCTATATGAGACCAATAGAAGGTTTGACTGTATTACTTGATATGGATACTAAAGAAGTGGTGGAGATATCGGATAAAGGCAAGAATATACCTATACCAAAGGCTGCCAACACAGATTATCGTTATTCTTCTGTAGATGTCAATCAAGAAAAGCAACTGATCAATCCTATTTCTATAGAGCAACCAAAAGGACCGAGTTTTACTGTAGAAGATGAGCATATGGTGAAATGGGCAAATTGGGAATTTCATCTCAAACCCGACCCGAGAGCTGGTGTGATAATTTCTAGTGCCAGAGTCAAGGACCCGGATAGTGGAGAGATAAGGAATGTTATGTACAAAGGGTTCACTTCAGAATTATTTGTGCCTTATATGGACCCTACTGATGCATGGTATTTTAAGACTTATATGGATGCGGGTGAATATGGGTTCGGGTTACAGGCCATGCCACTTGACCCACTTAACGATTGTCCCCGGAATGCCTATTACATGGATGGTGTTTTTGCGGCGGGTGATGGGACTCCGTATGTCCGGTCAAACATGGTTTGCATATTCGAGAGTTATGCTGGTGACATTGGGTGGCGGCACGCTGAAAGTCCGATTACAGGTATGGAG ATTAGAGAAGTGAGGCCAAAGGTGACGCTTGTGGTTAGAATGGCAGCGTCAGTAGCAAACTACGACTACATAGTTGATTGGGAGTTCCAGACTGATGGCTTAATCAGAATTAAG GTTGGACTTAGTGGGATTTTGATGGTGAAAGGCACATCATACGAGAACATGAATCAAGTGACTGGCCAAGAAAATCTCTATGGCACTCTATTAGCAGAAAATGTTATCGGTGTCATTCATGATCATTACATCACATTTTACCTTGACATGGACATAGATGGCTCCGATAATTCTTTTGTGAAGGTAAATATCCACAGGCAACAGACTTCACCCGGAGAATCCCCAAGAAGAAGCTACTTGAAAGCTACAAGAAATGTTGCTAAGACAGAAAAGGATGCACAGATTAAGCTCAAACTTTATGATCCCTCCGAGTTTCATGTGATTAACCCAACTAAAAAAACTCGGGTGGGAAACCCCGTCGGGTATAAGGTGGTTCCTGGTGGCACTGCCGCTAGTTTGCTTAATCATGATGATCCTCCACAGAAACGTGGAGCATTTACAAATAATCAGATATGGGTCACCCCATATAATCGGACAGAGCAATGGGCGGGTGGGCTATTTGTTTATCAGAGTCACGGAGAAGACACTCTAGCAGTTTGGTCTGACAG GGATCGTCCAATTGAGAACAAGGACATTGTGGTGTGGTACACACTAGGATTCCATCACATACCATGCCAAGAGGATTTCCCTATAATGCCAACAGTATCTTCCAGCTTTGATTTAAAGCCGGTGAATTTCTTTGAAAGCAATCCTA